CAGAATGGTGTGGTCCATGTCGCATGGTAGGACCAGTAGTAGACGAGATCTCAAAAGAGTACGATGGAAAAGCAATCGTTGGTAAAGTGAATGTGGACAACAACCCTCAAATCTCTACTCAATTCGGTATCCGCAACATTCCGGCTTTATTATTCTTCAAAAACGGAGAGGTAGTAGATAAACAAGTAGGTGCAGTACCAAAATCAGTATTGGCACAGAAATTAGATAAGCAGTTATAATCAACTCCACATATACTAGTTGAAAAAGCGTTCATAAACATATGAACGCTTTTTTTATATTTACCCTATGCAGTCACCGATAGATGAACAAGCACTCCATTTCAATGGCAATCTGGAATTACTGGCCAGACAGGTTGTTGAAGGTTTTATTACCGGACTTCATAAAAGTCCTTTCCATGGTTTCTCTGTGGAATTTGCTGAACATCGCTTATACAATGTAGGTGATAGTGTAAAAAATATCGATTGGAAGCTATTTGCCAGAACAGATAAGCTGTTTAGTAAACGATATGAGGAAGAGACCAATCTTCGCTGCCAGTTTATTGTTGATGTTTCCTCTTCTATGTTTTTCCCTGCTAAAGAGTACAACAAGCTTAATTTTTCTGTACAAGCGGTAGCCTCCCTGGTTTACCTGCTCAAAAGGCAGAGGGATGCTTTCGGGTTAAGTTTGTTCAGTGAT
This region of Pedobacter steynii genomic DNA includes:
- the trxA gene encoding thioredoxin, producing the protein MALEITDANFEEVVLKSDKPVLVDFWAEWCGPCRMVGPVVDEISKEYDGKAIVGKVNVDNNPQISTQFGIRNIPALLFFKNGEVVDKQVGAVPKSVLAQKLDKQL